TGGGAACGGACGTGGACGACCTCCCCGCGTTCGTGGGAGGCTACTCGCAGGGCGGACACGCCGCATTCGCGGCAGCCGATCTGTACGACGAATACGCGCCAGAGGTAGACCTGGCCGGGGTGGTTGGATTCGGTCCCACCACCCAGATGACGGACCTCTTCCTCGAGTTCACCTACGTCGCTCCCTGGGTCATCTACGCCATCGAAACGTTCCAGCCGGGAAGGATCGATCCCGCCGACCTCGTGGCCGAGCCCTACCTGTCGCGGCTGGCGACCGACGCCGAGAGGCTCTGCATCCTGGGCGCGCAGGCCTACTACCCGGCCAGCCCCGACACCCTCTTCCGACCCGCGTTCACGGCGGCGCTGAGAAGCGATGCGCTCGACCAGGAATTCCCCGAGGTGGCCGAACTCTTCGCGGAGAACGACGCTGGCCTGGACGACCACCATCTTCCCGCGATCATCCTCCAGGGAGTGGACGACCCGGTCGTTTCGATCGAATCGCAGCACCGCTTCGTAGCCCAACTCTGCGAGGACGGCAGCAGGGTTCGTTACCCTAACTACCTGCGCACCCGCCACGAAACCCGCTATATCGGCTTCTGGGACGCGATCGGCTGGATGCGTGGCCTCAGTTCGGGCGACCAGCCCCCCTCGGACTGCGAGATCGTCCCGGATTCGCTCTGAGAGGAGTCGCATGCAACGCCTTCTCATGTCCAGCTGCGCGGCGCTGCTCTTGTGCTGGAGCGCGGCCCAGTCGGTGCCGGCCAAACCCGGCGAGCTGATCGACGTCATCGCCGAGGGGACCACGGGCCCCTTCGAGATCCAGCGACTCGCTACCCATCTCTTCGGGAGCCACGGGCCGCCGGTGATCGAGAACTCGGTGGAGACGTACCGCATCCGCTTCTCGTCCAAAGGCCTCGACGGTGAACCGGTGGCGATCTACGCTCAACTCTTCGTACCCGTGATGCCGGCTCCCGCCGAAAGACCCCTGTACGTCTTCGGCTCCGGCACCACCGGCATCGCCGACATCTGCGCGCCTACCCAGGAGCGCGCCTACCCTCACCCCCTGGGCGAATACCGGGCCTACCTGCTCGCCTTCGCCGGTCGCGGCTTCACCGCGATCATCCCCGACTACCTGGGGTTCAACGACCCCAGCAGATATCAGTCGTACTTCAACGCCAAGGCGGAAGCGCAGGTGATGCTGGACGCGGTCAGAGCGGTAGAGGATTTCTACCGGCGCCAGGGGGCCGCCGGTGCCGACCGTAGCGTCTTCCTCGGCGGCTACTCCCAGGGAGGGCATGCAGCCTTCGCGGCCGCCGATCTTCGCGACAGCTACGCACCCGAACTGGAGATCGCAGGGATCCTCGGTTTCGGGGCCACTACCGACGTCGAGAGCCTGCTTCGAGAGGGCCCTTTCTACGCGCCCTACATCGCACTCTCCTACCGTCAGGACTACGGGATCGAGCGGTTCGACCCTTCTCGCCTCTTCGAACCCCGCTGGCTGCCACTCCTCGACGAGGTGGCCGGGCAGGTATGCGTCGACCAGGTGCAGATCCGCTATCCGTTCGCAGGCAGGGAACTCTATAGCGAGGAATTCTACATGGCGCTCTTCGGATTCGACCTCGATGATGAGTTCCCGCGCATCGCGGAGGTACTCGAAGAGAACCACACCGGCCTGTCGGGCCACGGCCTGCCGGCTCTGATCGCCCAGGGGGAGGACGACGTCATCGTATGGACCACCACTCAGAACCAGTTCGTCCGGCAGCTGTGCGAAAGTGGCAGCAAGGTGCACTACCTGGTCTATCCTGGGGTCCGGCATCGTGAGACCCGGCCCGTCGCCTTCGAGGAATCGATAGCATGGATGTACAGCCTCGCCGAGGGACAACCGCCGCCATCGAGCTGTCCACTGCTGGAAGAGCGCCCCGCCGGCAACTAGTCAAGCGGTGTAGTTCTCTCACCGTCGGGCCGACCGATAAGATGACGACAGCGGTTCATAATTCGGAACGATGAGCATCGCGTACGCACAATCGGAGAGGCTCCGCACTCTCAGACAGAAGGCAGAGTCGATAGCGGTGAACGTCACTGCACCGCGCGCGGAAGAGGTGGACCGGGACGCTATCTGGCCCCGTCATACTTTCGATGCGCTAGCCGATGCAGGGCTCCTGAGCCTGCATGTGCCCACGCGTCTGGGGGGGCAGGGTCAGGGGCTCACGGCGCTGCTCCTCGCAACCGAAGCGATCGCTTCGGGCTGCTCCTCTTCAGGTCTTTGCTACGGGATGCACAACGTGGCCACGGCGGTGCTGGCCGCCAAGGCCACCCCCTACCACGAGGAACGGTTCCTCCTCCCCATCGCTCGCGGAGAGCACGTCAGCAGCCTCGGTCTCTCCGAAACGGGCACCGGCTCCCACCTCTACCTGACGGAGACGAGACTCGAGCGCCAGGGGGACGAATACCTGGTCTACGGGCAGAAGCAGTTCATCACCAGTGGTTCGATGGCCGATTCGTACGTGATCTCGACGATGACGACGACAGGTGAGGCGGCGCCAGGCGAGTTCAACCTGCTCGTGCTGGAGAAGGGGAGCGCGGGACTCGAGTGGCTCGAACCGTGGAACGGCTTCGGCATGCGCGGCAACTCCTCCCGTGGCCTGAACTTGAGTGGCGCCAGGGTGGATGTCCGCAACCTGCTGGGGGCCGAGGGGGACCAGATCTGGTACCTGTTCGAGGTCGTCGTGCCCTACTTCATCATGGCGATGGCGGGCGCCTACCTCGGCATCGCGCAGTCTGCTCTCGAGACCGCCATCGGTCACGTCAGGACGAGGCGCTTCTCCCATAGCGGGGAGAGCCTGGCGGAATCCCCGATCATCCAGAGTAGGGTAGCCAGCCTGTGGGCCGACGTGGAGAAGGCGCGCCGGCTCCTCTACCACGCTGCACGACTGGGCGATGAAGGCGACGTAGGCGCTCTGACGGCGATCCTCACGGCCAAGGCCGAGGTCGACGAGATGGTCGTGAGGGTCGCCAACGAGGCGATGACACTCGGTGGAGGGATCGAGTATCGCGAGAACGGCAAGCTGGCCAGGCTGCTGCGCGACGCCCGCGCCGGAAAGATCATGGGACCTACCACCGACTTCCTCAGACTATGGACAGGACGAGCGCTGCTGGGTCTGCCGGTGATCTGAGGGATGCCCCCGGCGAACGAGTCCGCACTCTGGATCACGAACTCACCGAAGCGGCACCGCTCCGCCCCG
This is a stretch of genomic DNA from Trueperaceae bacterium. It encodes these proteins:
- a CDS encoding alpha/beta fold hydrolase; this translates as MQRLLMSSCAALLLCWSAAQSVPAKPGELIDVIAEGTTGPFEIQRLATHLFGSHGPPVIENSVETYRIRFSSKGLDGEPVAIYAQLFVPVMPAPAERPLYVFGSGTTGIADICAPTQERAYPHPLGEYRAYLLAFAGRGFTAIIPDYLGFNDPSRYQSYFNAKAEAQVMLDAVRAVEDFYRRQGAAGADRSVFLGGYSQGGHAAFAAADLRDSYAPELEIAGILGFGATTDVESLLREGPFYAPYIALSYRQDYGIERFDPSRLFEPRWLPLLDEVAGQVCVDQVQIRYPFAGRELYSEEFYMALFGFDLDDEFPRIAEVLEENHTGLSGHGLPALIAQGEDDVIVWTTTQNQFVRQLCESGSKVHYLVYPGVRHRETRPVAFEESIAWMYSLAEGQPPPSSCPLLEERPAGN
- a CDS encoding lipase family protein, which encodes MNSERERPKVRILALLPMLLLGLALAQPGSLLELSGTGTLSAAQVDARTAGRFRNNGETPPSAATAVDTYLMRYESTWPDGEPALITAQLFVPHEIARPANLFVFGPGSTGLVEACAPSRPFVENGSYETYNAYTLAYAGQGFISLMPNYMGFFDVGVIQPYFDRVAEGRVLLDGIRAADAALERLGTDVDDLPAFVGGYSQGGHAAFAAADLYDEYAPEVDLAGVVGFGPTTQMTDLFLEFTYVAPWVIYAIETFQPGRIDPADLVAEPYLSRLATDAERLCILGAQAYYPASPDTLFRPAFTAALRSDALDQEFPEVAELFAENDAGLDDHHLPAIILQGVDDPVVSIESQHRFVAQLCEDGSRVRYPNYLRTRHETRYIGFWDAIGWMRGLSSGDQPPSDCEIVPDSL
- a CDS encoding acyl-CoA dehydrogenase family protein, with the protein product MSIAYAQSERLRTLRQKAESIAVNVTAPRAEEVDRDAIWPRHTFDALADAGLLSLHVPTRLGGQGQGLTALLLATEAIASGCSSSGLCYGMHNVATAVLAAKATPYHEERFLLPIARGEHVSSLGLSETGTGSHLYLTETRLERQGDEYLVYGQKQFITSGSMADSYVISTMTTTGEAAPGEFNLLVLEKGSAGLEWLEPWNGFGMRGNSSRGLNLSGARVDVRNLLGAEGDQIWYLFEVVVPYFIMAMAGAYLGIAQSALETAIGHVRTRRFSHSGESLAESPIIQSRVASLWADVEKARRLLYHAARLGDEGDVGALTAILTAKAEVDEMVVRVANEAMTLGGGIEYRENGKLARLLRDARAGKIMGPTTDFLRLWTGRALLGLPVI